The segment CTATCACTTTCGGCAGTTTCTTGGATGAGTCAAACATTCCCTGGTAAAACCGATGAAGAATATAGACGTCATTTAGGTTCATTTGGTATTACTGGTCCCTTGGGTTTACAAAAGATGCAATTGTTGTCTGGTGGTCAAAAATCAAGAGTTGCATTTGCGGCATTATGTTTAAATCAGCCACATATTTTAATCCTAGACGAACCTTCAAATCACCTTGATACTCAAGGTTTGGATGCGCTTGCCGAAGCAATGAGGAATTTCAAAGGTGGTATATTGATGGTTTCTCATGATGTTGCGATAATTGATAAAGTTTGTAATGAAATTTGGGTGGCAGAAAATGATACTATTTCGAAGTTTCCTGGTAATATTCATGATTATAAGAAACATATTCTTGAATCGGCTAACATTGCTGGTGTTGTGAAGAGACATTGATTGGGGGAAGGTAGTATAGATTATACAATATATAACTGTGTTTATTCTTTATTGCCGAGGATGATGTAATTCCGGTGCGACATCAAACTGTAAAAACATCTCTTTTTTAACGTTTTGACTAAGAGATATAATAAATCTGcttatcaaaaatattcCAACAGAATGGTTCTACTAGGTTCTATAGGACTTAAATTCAAGTTAGGTATAGGAATCGTTTCCATATATGCCTCATTAGAAGCATACTTGTTTATACGGACCAAATATGTAATCAAATCTCGAAAGGATGAGTATCAAAAATTGCTcaaacagcaacaacaacagtcaCAGTCACAACAGTCACAACAGTCACAACTCCCCCATGGTCAACTTGCTAATCTAGACtattccaaattcaaatctgCAACTGTTGCAGGAATGTTTATCAAcccatttgatgaatatagACCACAAACTGCATTTGAATTCATACTTGTACGAATAATGGAATTATTTGAACTGTTGTATGGAaacacatttgaaaaacatgCTAAATTGCCTCATCCTCATGATGGCGcagttgaagttgaagatgaattaAAGTTGTTTAAACCTGATTTGGAGAGGTATAAAGCCAATTCGCAGGTTTTACAACAATGTATCCAGAATAGTGACTTCAAAGAATTGTATCAGAAGCAAAGTAGTGggttgtttttcaaatctggTCTACCCTCGattaatcaacaattgttgtttactTGGCTAGGTCAATCATGTACGTTATTTCAAATATCAggaatcaatttcttgactGATCCGATTCTAAGTGATCATTTGATAACACCTTCCTTCGGACCAAAAAGATTAACAAAATCACCCTTATCTTTTGAAGATATCAAACATGCCACTAATAATAATCTTGATTTCATATTGGTGTCACATGATCATCCTGATCATTTAGAAATGgatcttgttgataaaatacGAAATGAAAGTTGTTGGATTGTACCATTGGGGTTGAAAAGTAAATTAGCTCGAAGGGGGGTACATAAAGTAATAGAACTAGATTGGTGGGATACGTTAGATATAACAAAATATATCACCCGGCATGAGGACAACAACTCCAATTTCCCAGATaaatatgaaattgaatgtgTTCCATCCATGCATTGGTCAGGAAGATATGTTGTTGACTCAAATAAATCATTATGGTGTTCCTACATTGTAAAACGTAATGGACAATCAATAGTGTATCATGCTGGAGATACAGGATACCTGAAGGAGTTATTCGACATTATTGGTTCCCAAAATGGACCTGTTACATTGGCCCTTTTACCAATTGGCCAATATTGTCCTAGTTGGCATCAAAAACCACGGCATATCTCTCCAGAAGAAGCATTGCGAGTATCACAACAAATATCAGCTACTTTCATGAAGGGAATACATTGGGGAACATTCAAACTTAGTGGTGAACCAATTTTAGAACCAAAGAATTTATTAACTAAGTTAGCAACTTCAATGGGGAAAGCTAATGAGTATAAAGTACCTCAATTTGGATTAACTTATTTATTGGATTTAGAACATAATAAAGAAATAGACTTACATGTATAGAGTTTAtaaagattttgataagAAGATATCATAAATTAAGCTGATTGTAAGCTCAATCAAAAGACTTATTACCCTTCTGTTTTCTGCTATTTACATGTGTACActtaattttgtttttattgttcATTAGTCGTAAACCCCCTCCTTCATAGAAACATCGATTCCCTCGGCATCCTCCACCGGCATGTGCCACCTGCCTCCTCTCTCGTGAATCGTatatttcttctttaatCTCTGTAAATAGCAGTCAATTTAGCTCTTTGATTAGCAATCATATTCCTTTGCAATTCCAAATACTGGCCATCGGATCTAATTACTGATCCGATAGACATAAACAACCCAAAAGTCCCTACTGACCCCATTATGTATTGTCCTAAAGTTCTCATTACTCCATTGGGGCCAGCACCATTTTGTAAGATGGAAAATCCACCAAATAATACCCCAACACATACACCAACTGTTGAGCCCATTAACGCACccattttgaatttgtccCAGTTTGATGGTTGATGACCTACgtattggtattgttgaaCTGGTGGCATGATCTATCGAGAATGTAGCTTGTCTGTGGTAAGTTGACTTGTCTGCTTGTTATTGCTCAAAAGCCGTTGTGACTCTCAAAAAGActaaaaacttttttttccaattcatccaatgGAAACTTTCTTTAAGACACGACCGACCGACCAAACCAGAAAGAAAGTTCAACTTTCATAAActaaaccaaatcaaaccaAACCAACTGACCAGTTGTGGAAAAACCAGATTGACCTACAAACCTATCCTTTTACAGACTATAACAAAGAGACTTAAAGAAACAACTATTAATTGGGACTAACATGGGATCCAACACTTCAAAACCAGAGACCAAAGTCTTTacaccaacaacaccaGTTGATTTCAGTTCAACTTTCTTGTcacaattggaacaatCTCCAGAGGTACGTTTTTAAAAAGAACTTCTACTTCAACACTCAACTCTGGctgttgatcaaaagaaatatcTACAATTGGACCAATTACTAACTCCCTCTCTTATAGTCAGATTATTCACGAGCTCAATATACTGAGAAGTATATTCAAGATAGAGTAGCTgaagaattacaaaaattggaaacgCAAACCATCAAACAGTTTAAACAAACCACCAATGATGCAATTAACAAAGACAGTAATAGTAGTAAATCCAAACTTTCAGtaattgaatcaaatgcCAAGATTGCTAAACTAACTAAATTATTGCAAGATAATGCCAAATTAGAACAAGTTAATATAACTcctgaattgaaagattcaAGAGACAAAGTAATTGCATGTTTGAAAGATAATCAAGGTAAGAGTCTCAATTGTTGggatgaagttgaaactTTTAAAACATTGGTAAGAAACTTATAGACAAGTAAAGTAAGAGTAATCATATTTTACCATACCAAATGTGTTTCTGTTTGAGTGTGTATTTTCTGTGTAATCTATAACGCTAATCCTttataaatcaacaacaacgcTGAATCACTTTCACCACCGCCAGCCAACATGGCAATCTTTTCCCTAGATACAGAGCTCACcttatcatcattgaaaagcCACCAATTTTCACCTTCAAGATCATTAGGATCTTTAACATATGCCTTATAATGTCCACCATCTGCACTAGCTCCCATATGAGTTATTACTGCATTGAGTTCATAAACAGACGATGGATTTTCAGTGgtagtttcaaaattaacTCCAGGAAGAGCAGTGGTTAAATCATCTTGAAATTTACTTTTAATTGAagcaattttcaattcttcatcttccttGTTGATAATATCCTTTTTAGCCTTTTTAAAATCACGTTTTAAATCTAAATTGtccttttcaacttttctaATAATATCACGattcttgttcttttcttccttgATGGAATCGTCTAAAAATTCTGAAAGGtccaattcaaatgggAATTGAACTTTTCTTAGAATTTTGGATTTCTTATTAATATCTCTTCTCCAAAAAAATCTAATGAAATgaacaaccaaaaatttGGGCAATCTGGTAAccttttttgaaacttcatATTCGGTATCAGCATTTAATGCATCATTGTGTTTGGTGATGGTTTCAGTCAATCCACCAAGAATACCATCTCTCAAGAAATTCgttttgatatcaatatgacaattcaatttaaacGCATCCTCGATGCTGTATGAAACTTCCTCTTCACTATTTGATAAACTCTTTGTAGCtacattgaattcaattttaaataaatcagcaattttcaaattcagttTCAAAGTGGTCAAAATTTGTGAAAATGCTTCTTCAGCATCTTGTTGAGCATAAATTCCATTTCTTTGTTCAGCAAATTGAGGATAGACATTTCTAAACACGGTTAAAAATAAAGCAATGCTTACCGTTCcttgtttcttttccatttgttgGAACGTGTTTCTTAAGGCAATAGTGAAATTATCTGTTCCCTTGTACTCCAGAATATTATTCCtcacatcatcaatttgataaagaatTTGTAAACTCGAATTAAGGTAACATGTATTACCATAGTTGGGAATACCAACAGGGTTATTGTCGACTTTGGTAACATCTCCCATatcttcaataaatttaGGTTTTTCAATAGGTGCCGTCAATTTGTCGGGAGTTCCCAAAACCATAACTGGTTTGCTAAAATCCAAAGACGATAATGGAGTATCATCGTTTAATTTACCTCCTTTGACTAAGATCTTTTGTCTTTCTGGTGGAATCAATGTTTGTTCTtgaatcttctttttcaaatcgaTTCCAGTGTCACTTccaccaacttcaaaagtGTAGGTCTTTCCTGCATTCTTTATGGTGACTTGTTAATTGTTAGTACTAACTCTATAAATATACCGGGCGTGAACTCTTATACATACTTGTTGTACTCATATTTCCTAGTGGCAAAATCCTAAAGTAATACAGTTGTGTCAAATGTTTAACTTTTTCGCTCACTCTTATTAATATGAATTAATATTGTTTTTTGCATCTATAAAACAATGAACGTATCTAACAGAGATTCTCAGCTTTACTTTCAGGTACGGTTGGTATGTATATATTATCTACTCCTCTATCAAACTGTATTGGTTTAACAATATACAATCACCTCCACGCTCTTGGTCTAATCCATATATGTACAAAATCCCCTCTGAAGTGACAACATTTACATGTAAAAGATGATCCAGGTCTCTACTATCCACTTGATTTAGCGAAAGTGATTCTTGTCCACTGCTCACGTTGTTTATCATTGCAATCGATTTGAGGtctttattttttgcatcaatcttgattgaaGCAAAATGCCTCGTGGGTTCCAAAATCGAAGAAAATCTAGATGGCAAATAATCACCCATTTTTTGTGCTGCTTTTCGACCCAATGTTTGTGACGATCGTCTAATTAATCTAGCAACGGAAAGCCTATTTTGATCAACGACTGGCGCATTGATATCTTCAGAGTTAACACTGTTAAACGAGTTGGATGAGCCTTGAGAAAGTTTCCTCTGTTTCGTGGGTATCTCTGCCTCgtcatcctcatcatcaacgtCCATATTATCTTCCATATCATCCGAGTCATCTTCATCCCCCTCTCGTGCATTCTCtggttcttcttcaattgttttgattttctttttctgtttATTCTCCaatgcttcttcttcacccAATCTGAAAACATGCACCGTTAGACTTGAACTTGTAGCTAGGACATACTTGTTATCATTGCTAAACTGCAAAGAGTATATTTTTGTGGGGTAGGATCCTCttcgaaattgaaacaatttaacTCCTGTATTTGTATCAAATACTCGAACAATCGTACCTTTATCAGATGCAGTAGCAATGAGCGATCCATCACTTGAGAAACTCATGGCAGCAATATCATTTTTATGAGCACTTATCGCCATAATTGGAAGAAACTTGTTtatattgaaaactatCAAATCTCCCTTGTTGGATGTAGCATTACCTGCTGATTTGTTTGCATTAGACTTGTTTTGATGACTATTGTGAAGATTCGAAAGGGTTTCTGTAGCACTAGGTGGAGAAGGATATGctaataaacaattgtttgcATCATATGACACTGTACACAATCCTAGTGGATTGGAATTGGTCTTTACCGTTTGAAGTAATTTCATCGTTTTGATttcatatatatatagttGCGATTCCAAAACCACAACAAGATAATCATTAGTCAATTTAATATTCAATATTGATGTTGGGAAAAACAATGAACATATCGTACTATTTGTCTTTGTATTTTTAATCTTCAATTCTCTAGGTGATGACCCTATTTCATTGCCTAATGGAGTAATCGCTATTAGTGAAGTGGTATAGAGCATTTCTATTATATTGACACAATCATCTTTGTAAGAACAACATCGACCAAATTTCTGCTCCACATTGACAATCTTGTAACCCGTTTTTAAACCAAGTGCAACGCATGTCAAATCCTGATTAAAGTTGAGATAAGTAACTGGAAAGTCATTCATGATGCCAAAGTGAAGGTATGGGAATTTATGGTTGACTAATGTCTCAACACTCAAACAAATCGATGATTATCAAATGTTTCTATTTTAGTAAAATGGCTCTCTACTTTTTGTTGTGCGCGCTAGTGAAGAAAATCATTCACCCATTCAATTACCCTTTACAAAATCATATTAAACACAACCAGTAGCAAGACAAGCTCCATAGAGGTACAAAAACTACTGTACATGAGTATGACCCCTAGCAAATGACTTCTTAAGCATATTGCTAACAACGTTAGCACCCACAAACTGGTCTACGGCTTAGAGTAGGGATAAGTTGGGCTTTTGCAACCGcagaaaaagaacaaacaTGTAAACTCTTGAAACCAAGCGGCAGAGGGAGAGAAGCATGAAATCATCGCCCTTTACTGATACTAGCCACTCGAGTAATTTGTGTGACGGCATTATTATATAGCATGAAGAAATGGCAAAAACTTCTGCAAAAAAAGGGGCGAACTGGGAATCGAACCCAGGGCCTCTTCGAAATTTATGCTCAGGTAGTTAAGCCCAAACGAAGAATCATACCACTAGACCATTCGcccaatttacaaaaaaaaatcctCAGACTTTTCTACAGTCAGCAAAATTCTGAGGAGTTCGGCAATTCTTCTCATACTTTTTCTATATCCTGgatttttattttctatAAGCTGAGGTTCTCTCAATCTAAAAATGACTCTGGTACTGTCTTAGGTCACTTTaatatcaaaaaagttTACAAACCAAGTGATTAATTGACATGTCTCACGATTATGACATTGTTTATCATAatattgttgcaaaatattaGAATATACCGACTGCTTGTGCATTGCTTTTCATTATATATTATATATCCTATTatcattgttcaattaACTCAAATGTAGTTGTAATGGACTAGCTCCAGCGTGACGGGTGGTAACGCTTCACCTATATTACGAAGTCTCTTTATATCTAAGCCTTGTTTTCTCGAAATCAGTAAATACTTCTCAGTGATTCAGAATACTGACATAACTCGTAAATACTCAGGAAGATTCAGGAAAGACACGGAGTCTAGCTAGCCCCTGTTCACCTACTCAAATGACGCAAGTGGTCAGTAGTCCCTGGCCATATAATTAGTCTCCATAACGCTACCAAAATTCGCTATTTTCAGGTACACGCGAAAACTCAAACCAACCACCGGCCAACAAAAACATTCGACACCACCAAATCAAACACAGAATCCACTTCGATAATGATTGATGGGTGTcccaattttgcaattgaattaAATTTTGAGGATGAGATTATAGACATTATTCAACTCCACCAAATGTTGGCACTTGTCACCAAAACATCAGTTTACATTTACCACCTGTACACTTTATTACCTTTGGCCAGTCATACGAGATCTTCTAATTCGATAGAAACCAATGGTGTTAACACAAAGACTAAGAAGAAACTAATACACAATCCACATAATGGTAGACAATCAAAACTTAACTTGTTTATCCAGACAGACTCCAATTTTCTTGTGACTTATCAAATTAGTATTGATTATTCGCATTCAATTTATGAAGTACACAATAGTAATCATGAATTAATACAAGCGGCAATACCGATGAACTATTCACTGggtaatttttcatttactaaatttttacaatcagcaacaaaatcatttatGCAAggaaatgatgaagatgtatCACCTAAATTagaaaatgttgaaagtATAAATAATAAttccattgatgatgaattgggtGGATATGATATTGAACCTGTAAAGTTATCTGTTTATAAAGTTTTACAAATGGGGCTGGGTGTTGGTGAACAAGAGTTTTGGTTACAACTGAATTCACATGATTTGtttatcttcaattttgccaatgagTCAAATGAAGAAGTCAAAACAGATTCttttcaagttgttgatttatccaattttgaaactagGCTCATTGATTTATCTACATATGCATGGTTCAAAAGTCCAGCAAAGAGGATATTCTATAATCAGTATGATGATTATTTCTTATTGATTACTGAGGCGGACGAGATATTGCATATCAagtttgataatgatgacCCCCACTCATTTACTGTTGGACTGGGGGATTTGAACAATGTCAGTTTTAGTCCAACTTCTAATTTGTTAATTGGCGAGGAAGGTGAAACTTGGAAGCTATTTAACCTCAAGGATAGTTTATtggagaagttgaaaacattAGATATTCCACAGGGAAAAGTTGACTGGTCAAGTTGTGGTGATTTCTTCACCCTAATTGAAGATTCAggaaattggaaaattttatcTCGATTCGGCAAGGTATTATTTGATACTCATCAGAAAATAAATGAATTAAATGGGAAGCATGATCATACAGGTGGATTCTTGAATGCAAAGATCGTTTTGATTGGtgaaaattcaaatacatTGTATGTTATATCTCAAGATTCCAACAAACTTTATTACATTCCACTTTATAACATTGTTAACGATATCGTTTACGATAAAAACTACATAACTATAATTGAGAATCACCGAAATTTTGTACGGTTCCCCATGCTACCCAAATTCAGACGATTATTGCTACACCATGATAATGTTGACTTCATCGGTAAAATTGCAACATCGCAACGCAAACTAATACTATCGAAAAATTATCTTGGACAGTTGTCAATTTCATATGGTGACAACATTGCAGTGTCAACTCCCATCACTACTGGGGGATTAACTAATCATATACTTTGGTTCAATTGCAAGAACCATTTTGCCGACCCGTTaaacattgttgatcaattctGGTTTCAAGATTATCTCATTGTAGTAAACAGAAGAATCCAGCACGATTTTGAAGCCGGTGAAGACAAGAAAGagcaatttgttgatgaagtaaTTGTATTTGACTCGTCGCAAACCAAGTATGGTATGAGTGGAGAAAATATTGTATTCAACAGTGATTCGTTGCTTTGGAGATATGACTTTAAGTGCACCTTTGTTGCCACTCAACTAATTCATGATGAGGATGTATCACATATAGTGATTTTGACTACTGATCATAGATTAGTTGTGCTTGACTTAGTCACCGATAAAACTGTCAATTTGGACTCAGAAACAAAACACTATCGTATATTCATTTCCACAAACAAGACTGTACATTTATCATCGCTTAAAAATAAGTTAAACTTGCATGAAACCAGACAGATTAGTATGATTGATAAACGTCACTTCCTATTCTTGCTACAGTCAGGTGaacttttccttttgaaaaatgttaCACGATCATCGTCATTTAGCAAGACACCAATAGATGTTATCAAGCCTAGTAACATGTAcgatttgatcaatttgaattcaagcattgaatttttcaaatttgtcattGTCCCCTTCCAATTACCAGTACAATTTGTCTACTTATTCAATGGAGATCAAATTTTAATCTACGAcgttgatgaaatggtTGCAAAAGCATGTAATAAATTACATGTCAATCAAGAAgatgtttttgaaactgaagatgaatcaGAACTTGCGccaattgcaattgatacTGATGATATCTTACCATTGGAAATCGAAACTgataataaatcaattaattTAATTGGATTAGAAAATTTAACTCTGAGTTATCATCAAAGTGATTTTATAATCAAGAATAAATTAGCTcataaattgattttgaacaattttatcgaatttgatttggttcATCGAGGCGACTTAGAAAGCACATTTAACAAGTATAAATCATTTGCgaatttccaattttgtttggagttattgttgtttaaaCTCTTGGTGGAAGAGGaacatcaatcaactttaacTTTGAAACgacttttccaattgattgaatttacAGAAAGTCCTGAATCCATATACATAAATTGTTTAAGAAAGATTGAGGTTGCATATTGGggtaaatttttcaatgttttAAACACAACACCAGTCAAATTTATGGATCGATTGATTAAATTGGATAACGTTGAATTATGTTATCACTACCTCATTGTTTATCTAAATTACAAGAAAGAAGGTGAATTAGGTGAAAATGAGAATGAACCTGAAACGTTATTGCAAACAAATGGAAATTCCGATCAATTGAGCGATGACGATAAACAAATCATACTTCAGATTATTAAAATGCTTGCTGAGAGTGAGAAATGGGATTGGTGTTTTGAACTATGTAGATTTATCAAGATCTTGGAACCATCTGGTCTGTTCTTGAAAGAAATTAAAGCTGACTTTGGGTGAATAGAGCGTATAGAAACTTCATTTTAGCCTGCATATAAACCAGCCAACCAAATTATGTCTTTTGTAATATGAAgacgaaaaaaaaagattatcACCAAAGCTCTAACCAAAGAGATTATCACTGGTATAGACATTATATATCACCACACATTGGTTCTTATAAAAAAACACCACACACATATATACCACATATACACACGCTATGACGTTAGCCACGCAATTTGCCGAAACCACTCGTTACTCCACCACAAACCCCGAATTAAGACGAAGGGTATTACAATTATATCGTAGATATATTAGAAATTCACGAGAATTTGCCAACTTGTATGAATTAGATATGCCGGTATCTAGTATAAAAACCAAGATTAgacaagaatttgaaagacaaagatttgttgatgatttagcTATTAAAAATGTATTGTACATGAAGGGACAAATGgaatttcaagaattgattaatttttggaaacaaCAATGCCATGTATTGAGATATTTTGACGATCAAAATGCCTATAATACTATTGATAAgaatgattttgtaaagAATTTCTTGAGGGGAAACTAGGAAAGAGTATTTTTGAGGTTGtatatttattcaaaagtGGACTTTAACTTGTATAGTAGTTATAATAATTGAACGAAGATGTTTCAAAGAAATACGATTATTTGATGTAGACTACACCTAAGCAACTTAAAACAATACTAAAGTGCTATATTAAAGCTAGCTAGTAAATATATGTAGGGTATATATGTATAAAAAAGAACAACACTATTAACCAAAGGCGAAACCAGAGAAAGGGGATGAgaaatgaagatttgataTCAGAAAACTTTGTTTGAAGCACTTTTTGTGATAGGAATCGGTAGTTAGATTTATTCCATTATTGCTTCTTCCAAAGGAACTTCATCAGCATAGTCCAACTCCTCTTCATCCACACTTGCTtcttgatattgttgatattcACTAACCAAATCATTCATGTTTGATTCCGCTTCAGTAAATTCCATTTCATCCATACCTTCAGATGTATACCAATGCAAGAACGCTTTTCTTCTAAACATAGCGCTAAATTGATCACCAACTCTCTTGAATAATTCTTGAATAGATGTAGAGTTACCGATAAAAGTAGCAGACAtatccaaatcttttggtGGAACAGAACAGACGGCAGTTTGAACATTGTTTGGAATCCATTCGACAAAGTATGACGAGTTTCTGGTTTGAATCTTGTgcatttcatcatcaacttcctTGACCGAAACTTTACCTCTGAAAAAGGCAGCAACAGTCAAGTAACGACCATTCCTTGGGTCAGAAGCAGCCATCATATTCTTTGCGTCAAACATCTGTTGAGTTAATTCAGGAACAGAAACAGATCTAAACGATTTAGAACCAATTGAAGTCAATGGAGCATATCCAACCATAAAGAAATGTAATCTTGGGAAAGGAACCAAGTTAACAGCCAACTTTCTTAAATCAGAGTTTAATTGACCTGGATAACGCAAGGAAGTAGTGACACCGGACATAACTGAGGAAACcaagttgttcaattcTGTATATGATGGTTGtggcaatttcaaagtttgtTGACAGATATTGTACAAAgcttcattatcaatacAGAAGGTTTCATCAGaattttcaaccaattggTGGACAGACAAAGTGGCATTATAAGGTTCAATAACAGTATCAGAAACTTTTGGAGATGGAACAACAGAGAAAGTAGCCATCATTCTATCAGGGAATTCTTCTCTAATCTTGGAGATCAACAAGGTACCCATAC is part of the Candida orthopsilosis Co 90-125, chromosome 2 draft sequence genome and harbors:
- a CDS encoding Tub2 Beta-tubulin (2 introns; similar to C. parapsilosis CPAR2_105880 and C. albicans TUB2); this translates as MREIIHLSTGQCGNQIGAAFWETICGEHGLDNNGNYVGTDDLQKSKLDVYFNEASSGKYVPRAVLVDLEPGTIDNVKASKVGNLFRPDNYIFGQSSAGNVWAKGHYTEGAELVDSVLDVVRREAEGCDSLQGFQITHSLGGGTGSGMGTLLISKIREEFPDRMMATFSVVPSPKVSDTVIEPYNATLSVHQLVENSDETFCIDNEALYNICQQTLKLPQPSYTELNNLVSSVMSGVTTSLRYPGQLNSDLRKLAVNLVPFPRLHFFMVGYAPLTSIGSKSFRSVSVPELTQQMFDAKNMMAASDPRNGRYLTVAAFFRGKVSVKEVDDEMHKIQTRNSSYFVEWIPNNVQTAVCSVPPKDLDMSATFIGNSTSIQELFKRVGDQFSAMFRRKAFLHWYTSEGMDEMEFTEAESNMNDLVSEYQQYQEASVDEEELDYADEVPLEEAIME